A stretch of the Clostridium botulinum genome encodes the following:
- the dhaB1 gene encoding glycyl radical glycerol dehydratase DhaB1 has protein sequence MIGKGFGNPTERVKKLKVQILNVIPHVETERALLITDSYKETEEKPIILRRALALKKILENLPIVIREDELIVGSLTKEPRSSQVFPEFSNKWLKEELNRLDKRKGDVFIITEEDKKRLNEVFEYWDGKTTNELATSYMSEETINAMNANVFTVGNYYFNGVGHISVNYGKVIREGYNKIIKEAMDQLENNDDKDPEYIKKKQFLESVIISCRAAMEFANRYANKADELAEKIKDINRKKELKEISRICRKVPKEGATSFYEACQAFWFVHAIINIESNGHSISPTRFDQYMYPYYKKDINEGNITKEFAQELIDCVWIKLNDINKVRDEVSTKYFGGYPMYQNLIVGGQNEGGQDVTNELSYMALAASAHVRLPQPSLSVRIWNKTPDQFLLKACELTREGLGLPAYYNDEVIIPALVARGVTLEDARRYGIIGCVEPQCPGKTEGWHDSAFFNLARIVELAINSGKDNGQQVGPKTELFTKMKSFDDFIRAYKIQMEYFVKHMCIADNCVDISHAERAPLPFLSSMVEDCIGKGKSLQEGGAQYNFSGPQGVGVANVGDSLMAIKKLVFEENKITKEELKEALDSNFNNNPRIKQMVIKQSSKYGNDIDEVDELAREGALIYCKEVNKYMNPRGGHFQPGLYPSSINVYFGSLTGATPDGRSSNEPLADGVSPSRGQDICGPTAAGNSVAKLDHFIASNGTLFNQKFHPSALKGDKGLQNLAAVVRSYFDQKGMHVQYNVIDRDTLIKAQENPQDYRDLIVRVAGYSAQFISLNKAIQDDIIKRTEHVM, from the coding sequence ATGATAGGGAAAGGGTTTGGAAATCCAACAGAAAGAGTTAAAAAATTGAAGGTACAAATTTTAAATGTAATTCCTCATGTTGAAACTGAGAGAGCGCTTTTAATAACAGATTCTTATAAAGAAACTGAAGAAAAGCCTATAATATTAAGAAGAGCATTAGCACTTAAGAAGATATTAGAGAATTTGCCTATTGTCATTAGAGAAGATGAATTAATAGTCGGTAGTTTAACTAAAGAGCCTAGGTCTTCGCAAGTTTTCCCGGAATTCTCAAATAAATGGCTTAAAGAAGAGTTAAATAGACTTGATAAAAGAAAAGGCGATGTTTTTATCATTACAGAAGAAGATAAGAAAAGGTTAAATGAAGTTTTTGAATATTGGGATGGTAAAACAACAAATGAACTTGCAACTTCTTATATGAGTGAAGAAACAATAAATGCTATGAACGCTAATGTATTTACTGTTGGAAATTATTATTTCAATGGAGTAGGTCACATTTCAGTTAATTATGGAAAAGTAATAAGGGAAGGTTACAACAAAATAATTAAAGAAGCTATGGATCAATTGGAAAATAATGACGATAAAGATCCTGAATATATTAAGAAAAAGCAATTTTTAGAGAGTGTTATCATAAGTTGTAGAGCTGCCATGGAATTTGCAAATAGATATGCTAATAAGGCTGATGAATTAGCAGAAAAAATAAAAGATATAAATAGAAAAAAAGAATTGAAGGAAATATCACGAATTTGTAGAAAAGTGCCAAAAGAAGGTGCAACATCATTTTATGAAGCTTGTCAAGCATTTTGGTTTGTTCATGCAATAATAAATATAGAGTCAAATGGACATTCAATATCTCCTACTAGATTTGATCAATATATGTATCCATATTATAAAAAAGATATAAATGAAGGCAATATAACCAAAGAATTTGCGCAAGAGTTAATTGACTGTGTATGGATAAAATTAAATGATATTAATAAAGTTAGAGATGAAGTTTCAACTAAATATTTTGGTGGATATCCTATGTATCAAAATTTAATTGTAGGTGGTCAAAACGAAGGTGGTCAAGATGTTACAAATGAATTATCTTATATGGCATTAGCAGCATCAGCTCATGTTAGATTACCTCAACCATCTTTATCGGTAAGAATATGGAATAAAACACCTGATCAATTTTTACTTAAGGCTTGTGAATTAACTAGAGAAGGGTTAGGACTTCCAGCGTACTATAATGATGAAGTTATTATTCCAGCATTAGTAGCTAGAGGTGTTACATTAGAGGATGCAAGAAGATATGGAATTATAGGATGTGTTGAACCACAATGTCCAGGAAAAACAGAGGGATGGCATGATTCAGCGTTTTTTAATCTTGCTAGAATAGTTGAACTTGCCATAAATTCTGGAAAGGACAATGGACAACAAGTAGGTCCAAAAACAGAATTATTTACAAAAATGAAGTCTTTTGATGATTTTATAAGGGCATATAAAATTCAAATGGAGTATTTTGTAAAACACATGTGTATAGCTGATAATTGCGTAGACATATCACATGCTGAAAGAGCACCGTTACCATTCTTATCGTCTATGGTAGAAGATTGTATAGGTAAAGGTAAATCTCTACAAGAAGGGGGAGCGCAGTATAATTTTTCGGGACCTCAAGGAGTAGGAGTAGCAAATGTAGGAGATTCATTGATGGCGATAAAGAAGCTTGTGTTTGAAGAAAATAAAATTACTAAGGAGGAGTTAAAAGAGGCTTTAGATAGTAATTTTAATAATAATCCTAGAATAAAGCAAATGGTAATAAAACAATCATCTAAGTATGGAAATGATATTGATGAAGTTGATGAATTAGCAAGAGAAGGTGCATTGATTTATTGTAAAGAAGTAAATAAGTATATGAACCCAAGAGGCGGACATTTTCAACCAGGTTTATATCCTTCATCTATAAATGTTTATTTTGGAAGTCTTACAGGAGCTACTCCAGATGGAAGAAGTTCTAATGAACCTTTAGCAGATGGAGTATCACCATCAAGAGGGCAAGATATATGTGGACCTACAGCAGCTGGAAATTCTGTTGCAAAATTAGATCATTTTATTGCTTCTAATGGAACGTTATTTAATCAAAAGTTTCATCCATCAGCATTAAAGGGTGATAAGGGGCTTCAAAATTTAGCGGCTGTAGTTAGAAGTTATTTCGATCAAAAAGGTATGCATGTACAATACAATGTAATAGATAGAGATACACTTATTAAAGCACAAGAAAATCCTCAAGATTATCGTGATTTAATTGTAAGAGTTGCAGGCTATAGTGCACAGTTTATTTCTCTTAATAAGGCTATACAGGATGATATTATAAAAAGAACTGAACATGTTATGTGA
- a CDS encoding glycyl-radical enzyme activating protein translates to MNKKDIKGCIFNIQKFSLNDGPGIRSIVFFKGCPMSCLWCSNPESQCVQPQIMYNKNVCVQCGMCKSVCSNYAINLKSENKIERDKCSGCGKCAEICPSEALVVSGKSVTVGEVVGKLKKDSIYYRKSGGGVTLSGGEALLQPEFTIELLKQCKSLGWHTAIETAMYVSDEIVEKIVPYLDLILVDVKCMDSLRHKEFTGVDNEIILNNIRLSDRIAKEMIIRVPVIEGFNSDEKSIRDIAEFAKTLKKVKRIDLLPYHSYGENKYETIGRNYFLKNLKPPSNEKMNYFKKIVQDSGLFCSIGA, encoded by the coding sequence ATGAATAAGAAAGATATTAAAGGATGCATATTTAATATTCAAAAGTTTTCATTAAATGATGGACCGGGAATAAGAAGTATAGTATTTTTCAAAGGGTGTCCAATGTCGTGTCTATGGTGTAGTAATCCAGAATCACAATGTGTTCAGCCACAAATTATGTATAATAAAAATGTATGTGTGCAATGTGGTATGTGTAAATCTGTTTGTTCAAATTATGCCATAAATTTAAAGTCAGAAAATAAAATAGAAAGAGATAAGTGTAGTGGTTGTGGTAAATGTGCAGAAATCTGTCCATCAGAAGCCCTGGTTGTTTCTGGTAAAAGTGTTACTGTAGGTGAGGTAGTTGGAAAATTAAAAAAAGATAGTATTTATTATAGAAAATCTGGTGGTGGCGTAACTTTATCTGGAGGAGAGGCATTATTACAGCCAGAATTTACAATAGAGCTTTTAAAACAATGTAAATCCCTTGGATGGCATACAGCTATTGAAACAGCTATGTATGTAAGTGATGAAATCGTAGAAAAGATAGTACCATATTTAGATTTGATATTAGTAGATGTTAAATGTATGGATAGTTTAAGACACAAAGAATTTACTGGTGTTGATAATGAAATTATATTAAATAATATAAGGTTAAGTGATAGAATAGCAAAAGAAATGATTATTAGAGTTCCTGTTATTGAGGGATTTAATAGTGATGAAAAGAGTATAAGAGATATTGCCGAATTTGCTAAAACACTAAAAAAGGTAAAAAGAATAGATCTTCTTCCATATCACAGCTATGGAGAGAATAAATATGAAACTATAGGTAGAAATTATTTTCTTAAAAATTTAAAACCTCCGTCAAATGAGAAAATGAATTATTTTAAGAAGATAGTACAAGACTCAGGATTGTTTTGTAGCATAGGGGCTTGA
- a CDS encoding YitT family protein, with protein MIVKFLNMSGKELSKKTVLILFGSLLNAIALNLFLIPSNLLSGGVSGISLILLYLFNLPVGVSLLLLNIPLLILCFFKTDKKFTFFTLIGTLSLSLIIIITEPLSKILVPSATNRLLYSIYGGVLSGLGVGIIFSNHGSTGGIDIISMIAKKKYNIDVGFASFVLNLIIVSAGSSFLGIETGLYTLIMMYITGAFTDRVLRGFSKQKMLIIVTKKQQEMTSAIMHKLHRGITILYGEGAYTKEKINILYCVVSPRQVPRIKELVIEIDDKAFISITDTAEVQGQGFAKLP; from the coding sequence ATGATTGTTAAATTTTTAAATATGTCTGGCAAAGAACTTTCAAAAAAAACTGTCTTAATACTTTTTGGTAGTTTACTAAATGCTATAGCTCTGAATCTTTTTTTAATACCTAGTAATTTACTTAGTGGTGGGGTGTCCGGAATAAGTTTGATATTACTTTATCTTTTTAACCTTCCAGTAGGTGTATCCTTGCTTTTACTAAATATTCCACTTTTAATTCTATGCTTTTTTAAAACAGATAAAAAATTTACGTTTTTTACTTTAATAGGTACCCTATCACTTTCTTTAATAATCATAATTACAGAACCACTTTCTAAAATTCTGGTACCTTCTGCCACTAACCGACTACTTTATTCTATATATGGGGGAGTTTTAAGCGGACTTGGTGTTGGAATAATATTTTCAAATCATGGATCAACTGGTGGAATAGATATAATAAGTATGATTGCGAAAAAAAAATATAACATAGATGTGGGTTTCGCAAGTTTTGTTTTAAATCTTATAATTGTATCAGCTGGTTCTTCATTTTTAGGTATTGAAACTGGACTCTATACTCTTATAATGATGTATATTACTGGTGCATTTACAGACAGGGTACTCAGAGGATTTAGTAAACAAAAAATGCTTATAATAGTTACAAAGAAACAACAAGAAATGACTTCTGCCATAATGCATAAACTTCATAGAGGAATTACTATTCTTTATGGAGAAGGAGCTTATACAAAAGAAAAAATAAATATACTTTATTGCGTAGTATCTCCAAGACAGGTTCCAAGAATCAAAGAACTTGTAATAGAAATTGATGATAAAGCATTTATATCCATAACAGATACCGCTGAAGTTCAAGGTCAAGGCTTTGCTAAACTACCTTAA
- a CDS encoding trypsin-like serine protease — MNFNRCINLNNYSSQILEKKIKYICENEYEFFLNKANVVGVGLGYKTIGGICSYRRCIKVFVSNKINLINLNCSDLVPMIYKGIETDTVKSGESIPYSLKDKIRPTLCGYSIGPEKYTNAGSIGCLVTDGFSRFLLGNNHVLARSNSLPIGTPIIQPSGKDKGKPKDDVVANLAKFIPIKFNGIIRKQENYGDCAIARLTEKTIASPNIALINMPPRGVINPQVGQQVKKVGRTTGLNTGKILSINTTYNVSYGMKSALFKNQIITTPMAQEGDSGAVLLDNNNYILGLLLGGSELCSIYNNIHDVLSLLSVAIITS, encoded by the coding sequence ATGAATTTTAATAGATGTATAAATTTAAATAATTATTCATCCCAGATTTTAGAGAAGAAAATTAAGTATATTTGTGAAAATGAATATGAATTCTTTTTAAATAAAGCTAATGTTGTAGGAGTTGGACTAGGCTATAAAACAATTGGTGGTATTTGTAGTTATAGAAGATGTATTAAGGTTTTTGTATCTAATAAGATTAATCTTATTAATTTAAATTGTAGTGACTTGGTTCCTATGATATATAAAGGAATAGAAACTGATACGGTGAAATCTGGCGAGTCTATTCCGTATTCCTTAAAAGATAAAATACGTCCAACATTATGTGGGTATAGTATAGGACCTGAAAAATATACTAACGCTGGATCAATAGGGTGTTTAGTGACTGATGGATTTAGTAGATTTTTATTAGGTAACAATCATGTTCTTGCAAGATCAAATTCTTTACCTATAGGCACACCTATAATTCAGCCTTCAGGTAAGGACAAAGGGAAACCTAAAGATGATGTTGTTGCTAATCTTGCAAAGTTTATTCCTATAAAATTTAATGGAATTATTCGCAAACAAGAAAATTATGGGGATTGTGCTATTGCAAGATTAACGGAAAAAACTATTGCATCACCTAACATTGCATTAATAAATATGCCTCCAAGAGGAGTTATAAATCCACAGGTAGGTCAGCAAGTTAAAAAAGTTGGAAGAACAACAGGGCTTAATACAGGAAAAATTTTATCTATAAATACAACTTATAATGTAAGTTATGGAATGAAAAGTGCCTTATTTAAAAATCAAATAATCACAACACCTATGGCACAGGAAGGTGATTCAGGAGCTGTGTTATTAGACAATAATAATTATATTCTAGGACTTTTACTAGGAGGAAGTGAATTATGTAGTATTTATAATAATATACATGATGTTTTATCATTATTAAGTGTTGCAATTATTACAAGCTAA
- a CDS encoding PocR ligand-binding domain-containing protein — protein sequence MKKIISMKDVINIENFQKIQNDIAKATGVAIIATDYRGKPITKHSLCTEYCNIIRSDKNLKELCEKCDSRGGLEAARTGKPYIYRCHRGLVDFAIPIIIQDQYLGSLMSGQILTDNRDSLELEDIIQCNNSDEENEMLIKAYEKLNAIPLKKIKAIANMMFHIANYIVEEGNFRIVQGEIIKSNDKIVKYNEDNIKLTRELNKLKLKDMESHTSENFIFEVLNTVASLSIIEGAHRTHEIICQLSKMLRYTLEKASKMVYLEEELKYIFFYLNLYKIRFGERLNFSIDIDSIYNNMKVPVMSIYLFIDNIILYVLKRNHGKLHIKISVEETENWIIILIKYNCIGINKNELLDINKKDILIDVKRRLDKFHMSEYDIEINSNSYKDTEIIIKLLRDR from the coding sequence TTGAAAAAAATAATAAGTATGAAGGATGTTATAAATATAGAGAATTTTCAAAAGATTCAAAATGATATAGCTAAGGCAACGGGAGTTGCTATTATAGCAACAGATTATAGGGGAAAACCTATTACCAAGCATAGTTTGTGTACTGAGTATTGTAATATTATTCGTTCTGATAAAAATTTAAAAGAATTATGTGAAAAGTGTGATTCAAGGGGGGGACTTGAAGCGGCAAGAACAGGTAAACCATATATATATAGATGTCATAGAGGACTTGTAGATTTTGCAATACCTATAATTATTCAAGATCAATATTTGGGGTCATTAATGTCAGGGCAAATTTTAACTGATAATAGGGATAGTTTAGAATTAGAAGATATTATTCAATGTAATAATAGTGATGAAGAGAATGAGATGCTTATTAAAGCTTATGAGAAATTAAATGCTATACCATTAAAAAAAATAAAAGCTATTGCAAATATGATGTTTCATATAGCTAATTACATCGTTGAAGAAGGAAATTTTAGAATTGTTCAAGGGGAGATTATAAAAAGTAATGATAAAATTGTAAAATATAATGAAGATAATATTAAACTTACTAGAGAATTAAATAAACTTAAGTTAAAAGATATGGAATCACATACAAGTGAAAATTTTATATTTGAAGTATTGAATACTGTTGCATCGCTATCTATAATTGAAGGGGCACATAGAACACATGAAATTATATGCCAATTGTCAAAAATGCTAAGATATACTTTAGAGAAAGCTAGTAAAATGGTATATCTTGAAGAAGAATTAAAATATATTTTTTTTTATTTAAATTTATATAAAATTAGGTTTGGAGAGAGATTAAATTTTAGTATAGATATAGACAGTATATATAATAATATGAAAGTACCAGTTATGAGTATATATTTATTTATTGATAATATAATATTATATGTTTTAAAAAGAAATCATGGAAAGTTACATATAAAAATAAGTGTAGAAGAAACAGAAAATTGGATAATCATATTAATAAAATATAATTGTATAGGAATTAACAAAAATGAATTATTAGATATAAATAAAAAAGATATATTAATTGATGTAAAAAGAAGATTGGATAAATTTCATATGAGTGAGTATGATATTGAGATAAATAGTAATTCATATAAAGATACAGAAATAATAATAAAGTTATTAAGGGATAGGTAG
- a CDS encoding iron-containing alcohol dehydrogenase, translated as MFMRMYDYLLPNVNFMGAGSISVVGERCKLLGGKKALIVTGKYIGAMQDGPLQLVVKYLTEAGIDYVHFDGSEPNPKDINVIKGVEIFKREKCDMIITIGGGSAHDCGKGIGIGATHEGDLYDYAGIETLTNPLPPIVAVNTTAGTGSEVTRHCVLTNTKKKIKFVIVSWRNLPQISINDPLLMVKKSPKLTAATGMDALTHAIEAYVSKDANPVTDAAAIQAIKLISTNLRQAVAYGENLNARENMAYASLLAGMAFNNANLGYVHAMAHQLGGQYDLAHGVANAMLLPHVERFNIISNPEKFADIAEFMGENISGLSVIEAADKAIEAMFKLSQDIGIPRRLREVGVKEEDFEYMAGNALKDGNAFSNPRKGTEEDIVNLFKSAY; from the coding sequence ATTTTTATGAGAATGTACGATTATCTACTACCAAATGTAAACTTTATGGGAGCTGGGTCAATATCAGTTGTAGGAGAAAGATGTAAACTTTTGGGAGGAAAGAAAGCCTTAATAGTTACAGGTAAATATATAGGAGCTATGCAAGATGGTCCGTTGCAATTGGTAGTTAAATATTTAACAGAAGCCGGAATTGATTATGTTCATTTTGATGGATCAGAACCAAATCCAAAGGATATAAATGTTATAAAAGGTGTTGAAATTTTTAAAAGAGAAAAATGTGACATGATTATAACAATAGGTGGAGGAAGTGCTCATGACTGTGGTAAAGGAATAGGTATTGGAGCTACGCATGAGGGAGATCTTTATGATTATGCAGGTATAGAAACACTTACAAATCCTCTTCCACCAATAGTGGCAGTTAATACTACAGCTGGAACGGGAAGTGAAGTTACACGTCACTGTGTTTTAACTAATACAAAGAAGAAAATCAAATTTGTAATTGTTAGTTGGAGAAATTTACCTCAAATTTCTATAAATGATCCTTTACTTATGGTTAAGAAATCACCTAAATTAACAGCAGCTACAGGAATGGATGCATTAACACATGCAATAGAAGCGTATGTTTCGAAGGATGCAAATCCTGTAACGGATGCAGCAGCAATACAAGCTATTAAATTAATTTCTACAAACTTACGTCAAGCAGTTGCATATGGTGAAAATCTTAACGCTAGAGAAAATATGGCTTATGCATCTTTACTTGCGGGAATGGCTTTTAATAATGCTAATTTAGGATATGTACATGCCATGGCACATCAACTTGGAGGACAATATGATTTAGCTCATGGAGTTGCAAATGCAATGCTTCTTCCTCATGTGGAACGTTTTAATATTATTTCAAATCCTGAAAAATTTGCTGATATAGCTGAATTTATGGGAGAAAATATTTCTGGACTTTCAGTAATAGAGGCGGCAGATAAGGCAATAGAAGCTATGTTTAAATTATCACAAGATATAGGAATTCCAAGAAGATTAAGAGAGGTAGGAGTAAAAGAAGAAGATTTTGAATATATGGCAGGAAATGCACTTAAAGATGGAAATGCATTTAGCAATCCAAGAAAAGGTACAGAAGAAGATATTGTAAACTTATTTAAATCTGCATATTAA
- a CDS encoding response regulator transcription factor, with translation MYKLMVVNDDDLEVRAIKIILELLKNDIKVVGVTKSGKEAIKLNDKLQPDIIILGDDIPGISTLKAIKENDKEKIVIIIKGCSNFYFNREKSQSNWDYYLLRPIEEDDLINTLQQGIIKLRTNKNRIKENEFLLLDTIICGEEKECEKLLQELIKSYVLICNNNIDIFKEKAIGLVRSIVKISHNIKIQTEQEKYIASIEGKKNLDSIKQVVNILLIKIFDQNQGKSITEKLTQGKNINKNLKPVFEYIEKNYRDKITLEEAANMCNLNKYYFSKLFKKSTSIKFVDYITLYKIERAKEILKNTDECIINIAIELGYDESGYFSKVFKKIVGVTPSTYRNKNN, from the coding sequence ATGTACAAGCTAATGGTAGTTAATGATGATGATTTGGAAGTTCGAGCAATAAAAATAATTCTTGAGTTATTAAAAAATGATATAAAAGTAGTTGGAGTAACCAAAAGTGGAAAAGAGGCTATAAAGTTAAATGATAAATTACAGCCGGATATAATAATATTAGGGGACGATATACCTGGAATAAGTACTTTAAAAGCTATAAAAGAAAATGATAAAGAGAAAATAGTGATTATTATTAAAGGATGTAGTAATTTTTACTTTAATAGAGAAAAAAGTCAGTCAAATTGGGATTACTATTTACTAAGACCTATAGAAGAAGATGATTTAATAAATACTTTGCAACAAGGTATTATAAAATTGAGAACAAATAAAAATAGAATTAAAGAAAATGAGTTTTTATTATTAGACACTATAATATGTGGTGAAGAAAAAGAGTGTGAGAAACTATTGCAGGAGCTAATTAAGAGTTATGTGTTAATATGCAATAATAATATTGATATATTTAAGGAAAAGGCAATTGGTCTTGTAAGAAGTATTGTAAAGATATCCCATAATATAAAGATACAAACAGAACAAGAAAAATATATTGCAAGCATAGAAGGTAAAAAAAATTTAGATTCCATAAAACAAGTTGTGAATATTCTTCTTATAAAAATATTTGATCAGAATCAAGGGAAAAGTATTACCGAAAAATTGACTCAAGGTAAAAATATTAATAAAAATTTAAAACCCGTATTTGAATATATAGAAAAAAATTATAGAGATAAGATAACTTTAGAAGAAGCCGCAAATATGTGTAACTTAAACAAATATTATTTTAGTAAATTATTTAAAAAAAGTACTAGCATTAAATTTGTTGATTATATTACTTTATATAAAATAGAGAGAGCAAAAGAAATTCTTAAAAATACAGATGAGTGTATAATAAATATTGCTATAGAGCTGGGGTATGATGAATCCGGTTACTTTTCAAAAGTTTTCAAGAAAATAGTTGGGGTAACACCTTCAACTTATAGAAATAAAAATAATTAA
- a CDS encoding PrsW family intramembrane metalloprotease yields MTTRLVVIAVIPGIVFSLLAYLTDRYDKEPVKVLIKVFIMGALSVIPTVFVEKILFSLFYFHGFSKVVFSSFIVAGLTEEFFKREVVMKTVLKKDVFNEKLDGIIYCIFSALGFATIENVIYVVFKFSANYYVGLYRGIFSVPAHLLFGITMGYYMSLGKFSLKYKTQKNFMRKSLIVPAILHGIFDFILMAQKEFLAILFLPFVVYLWLMNLRKLNKYYLESKKDFEERTNEKNTQS; encoded by the coding sequence ATGACTACAAGATTAGTTGTAATTGCAGTAATCCCTGGAATAGTATTTTCTTTATTGGCATATTTAACGGATAGATATGATAAAGAACCCGTTAAGGTTTTGATTAAAGTATTTATAATGGGTGCACTTTCAGTAATTCCAACAGTATTTGTGGAAAAAATTTTGTTTTCTTTATTTTATTTTCATGGTTTTTCTAAGGTTGTATTTAGTTCATTCATAGTTGCTGGATTAACAGAAGAATTTTTCAAAAGAGAAGTTGTAATGAAAACTGTATTAAAAAAAGATGTTTTTAATGAAAAATTGGATGGAATAATATATTGTATATTTTCAGCACTTGGATTTGCAACTATAGAAAATGTAATATATGTAGTTTTTAAGTTTTCAGCTAATTATTATGTGGGACTATATAGAGGAATATTTTCTGTACCTGCTCATTTATTATTTGGTATAACTATGGGATATTATATGTCACTAGGAAAGTTTTCTTTGAAATATAAAACACAGAAAAATTTTATGAGAAAATCTTTGATAGTACCAGCTATATTACATGGAATTTTCGATTTTATTCTTATGGCTCAGAAAGAATTTTTAGCAATATTATTTTTGCCTTTCGTAGTATATTTATGGCTGATGAATTTAAGGAAGTTAAATAAATATTATTTAGAGTCTAAAAAAGATTTTGAGGAAAGAACAAATGAAAAAAATACCCAAAGTTAA
- the metA gene encoding homoserine O-acetyltransferase MetA — MPIIIPENLPASDTLNGENIFVMHEARALSQDIRPLKILILNLMPRKVQTETQLLRLLGNTPLQVDVRLLHIDKHESKNTSKEHLLRFYETFNDVKNEKFDGMIITGAPVETLEYEDVDYWEELKEIMNFSVNNVTSTLHICWGAQAGLYHHYGIPKYKLDKKVFGVFRHTLNRDGVQLLRGFDNEFYVPHSRHTEVLRDDVLKIPELKILSQSDESGLYIVATKGAKQIFVMGHSEYDSDTLKWEYDRDVAKGIKVDIPKNYYPNDDPTKKPIVKWRSHANLLFSNWLNYYVYQETPYEYK; from the coding sequence ATGCCTATAATAATACCAGAAAATCTTCCTGCTAGTGATACTCTTAATGGAGAAAATATATTTGTAATGCATGAAGCTAGAGCACTAAGCCAAGATATAAGACCTTTAAAAATATTAATTTTAAATTTGATGCCAAGGAAAGTTCAAACAGAAACACAATTACTAAGACTTCTTGGAAACACTCCATTACAAGTAGATGTAAGATTACTTCATATAGATAAACATGAATCGAAAAATACATCTAAGGAGCATTTATTAAGATTTTATGAGACTTTTAATGATGTAAAAAATGAAAAATTTGATGGAATGATTATAACAGGTGCACCTGTTGAAACATTAGAATACGAAGATGTGGATTATTGGGAAGAATTAAAAGAAATAATGAACTTTTCTGTTAATAATGTTACATCAACTTTGCATATATGTTGGGGAGCTCAAGCAGGATTATATCATCACTATGGTATACCTAAATATAAATTAGATAAGAAAGTGTTTGGAGTATTTAGACATACATTAAATAGAGATGGAGTTCAGCTTTTAAGGGGATTTGATAATGAATTTTATGTACCACATTCAAGACATACTGAAGTTTTGAGAGATGATGTATTAAAGATTCCAGAACTTAAAATATTATCGCAATCAGATGAATCAGGATTATATATAGTTGCAACTAAAGGAGCTAAACAAATATTTGTAATGGGACATTCAGAGTATGATTCGGATACTTTAAAATGGGAATATGATAGGGATGTTGCAAAGGGTATTAAAGTGGATATTCCTAAAAATTATTATCCTAATGATGATCCTACAAAAAAACCTATTGTAAAATGGAGATCACATGCTAATTTATTATTTTCAAATTGGTTAAATTATTATGTATATCAAGAAACACCATATGAATATAAATGA